CGGGACGTTCGATGTTCGAAATCGCCGCGGTATCGACGATGCGCACCTCGCGCTTTTGCAGCACACGCACCCAGCGCTGGCAGTGGCGGTGCAGGGCGTCCTGTAGGCGGTCGCGGCGTTTGGATCGTCGCTGCGAGAACTGGTTGTAGCCGATCCAGCACGCGGCGAACCAGAGCAGCGCCAGCCAGTCGAGCGCACTGACGCCGGGGATGCTCACGCAGACTGGGCGGGCAGCCCGAACAGGCGGGCGTAATTGGCCGTGGTCTGCCGTTCGATTTCGGCGTAGTCGGTGCCGCGCAGTTCGGCGATGTGTTCGGCGACGTAGCGCGTCCAGCCCGGCTGGTTCGGCTTGCCGCGTTTGGGTACGGGCGCGAGATACGGCGAGTCGGTTTCGACCAGCATGCGCTCGGCGGGCATGCGGCGCGCGACATCCTTGAGTGCTTCGGCGTTGCGAAACGTGACGATGCCGGAAAACGAGATGTAGAATCCCAGCGCCAGTGCGCGTTCGGCCGCGGCCCAGTCCTCGGCGAAGCAGTGCATGACGCCACCGGCTTCATCGGCGTGTTCGTTTTCCAGGATGTCCAGCGTGTCCGCGGTGGCCTCCCGCATGTGGATGATCAGCGGCTTGCCGCATTCGCGCGCGGCGCGGATGTGCGTGCGAAAACGCTCGCGCTGCCAGTCCAGGTCGCCGTCGCTGCGGAAGTAGTCGAGTCCGGTCTCGCCGATTGCGACGTTCTGCTGATGTGTCGCCAGCGCGACGAGTTCGTCCACCGTCGGTTCGTGGCACTCGCGATGGTTCGGGTGCACGCCGACGGAGATCGACACCTCGGGTCGGCCCTCGACCAGGGCGAGCATCTTGGGGTAGGCCTCGAGATCAATGGACACGCACAGAAAGTGTCCGACGCCCAGCTCGCGCGCGTTCGCGAGCACGCCGTCCAGGCCGCCGTCAAAGCGGTCCAGATCCAGGCAGTCGAGGTGGCAGTGCGAATCGATGAGCATGGGGAACGCGCGCGGCGGGCCGCGCGCGGGGTCACATCGTGTGGGTCGGCGCGTCCGAGTTCAGTCGGTGGGCAAGGTAGTTCTCGATGCGCATGCGGGCCTTGCCGTCAGGGGTTGTGAACTGCACGCCGATGCCGGGCTGGCGATAGCCATCGGCGCCGCGCGGGGTGATCCACACGACGCGCCCCGCGACCGGCAGCTTGTCGCGGTCGTCCATCAGCGAAAGCAGCATGAACACCTCGTCGCCGAGCTTGTAGGGCTTTTCGGTCGGGATGAACAGCGCGCCGCCGCGCACGAACGGCATCCACGCCGAGTACAGGGCGTTCTCGTCGCGGATGCTGACGTTCAAGATGCCCGCGCCGGGCTTTGCGAACGGTACCGATGGGTTCTCTGCCATGTGATCTCGTCAGGTGCGTGCGTTGGTGGCCGGCGCCAGAGCGCTCAGGCGCGTGAACAGCGCTTCAAAAACCAGCCGTTTCGCCAGCGGCGCGTCCCATTCGGCGCGCACCGTGCTCACGGCGTCGGCGGCCTCGAACAGTCCCTGCAAGGATAGCGAATCGGCCAGCGCGCGCAAGCCGCGCGCCAGTTCCGGCAGATCGGCCGAAGCCGCACCAGCGCCGCCGGCCTGAATCCGCAGCGCATCGATGAGCCAGCCATGCAGCCAGCGCAGCAACAGCGCGCCGTCGCCTTCAAACCAGGTCTGCGCGAGTCGCAGCGGGCTGGCGCGGCCGCGGATCAGGTCCACGACATCGGCAAGCACCCGCGGTCGCGATCGGTCCGCGTCGCCGTCGGCCAGTGCCAGCGCGGCGAATGGCGCGCCACCGGCGGCATCGAGCAGTGCCGGTGCGCGCTGCGGTTCGGCGATCTGCGCGCCCAGCCACGCGCGCGCGATTGCGGCCGAAGGCGCCCGCACGCCGAGCCGGTGGCAGCGGCTGCGCACCGTCGCCGGCAGGCGGCCCGGCCGCTCGGCGACGAGGATCAGCACGACACCTGCCGGAGGTTCCTCCAGCGTCTTCAGCAGCGCGTTGGCGGCGGCGATGGTCATGCTGTCCGCGGCGTGGACGATGCCGATGCGCCGGCGGCCGCGGCTGCCGCTCAAGAGCAGCGCGTCGCCGAGGTCGCGGATCGCGTCGATGCCGAGCGCGCGGCCTTCCTCGGGCTGCACGCTGAAGCGGTTCGGATGGCTGCCGGCCGCCAGCAGATGGCATTCGGCGCAGTGACCGCAGGGGGCGCCTTGGGCGTCGGGCCGGGTGCACAGCAGGGCCGCCGCGAGGCGTTCGGCGAGCAGCCGCCGGCCGGTGCCGGCCGCGCCCGTGATCATCAGCGCGTGGTGCAGTCGGTCGGCGCGTTCACTGGCCCACAGCGCCTGCCAGGGCTCGACGAGCCACGGCGGAAGTTCCGTGTTCATGCGGACGTGGCCAGAAGATCGCCCACCGCCGCGAGCACGGCGGTCGTCACCGCATCAATCGAACCACTGGCGTCGATCACGCGCATGCGCTGCGGATCGGCCGCCGCGCGGGCGCGGTAGGCCTCGGCCACGCGCTCGAAGAAGCTGGCCCGTTCGCGCTCGAAGCGGTCCGGCTCGCCGCGTCCGGCGGCGCGCGCGAGGCCGGTATCCACGGGCAGGTCGAACAGCAGGGTGCGGTCCGGCCACAGGTCGCCGTGCACGAGCTCGGCCAGTGCCGCGACGGGTGCGTCGCCCAGCCCGCGCGCCGCGCCCTGGTAGGCGAAGCTCGCGTCGGTGAAGCGGTCGCAGAGCACCCAGGCCCCGCGCGCCAGGGCCGGGCGGATCTGCCGTTCGAGATGATCGCAGCGAGCGGCGAACATCAGCAGCAGTTCGCCGAGTGGCGGCATGCCGGCGTGGGCGGGATCCAGCAGGATGTCACGTACGGCCTCGGCGAGCGGGGTGCCGCCTGGCTCGCGCGTGACGACGACGTCCAGCCCGCGACCGCGCAGGTGCTTGCCGAGCCGTTCGATCTGCGTGCTTTTGCCCGCACCTTCGCCGCCCTCGAAGGTGATGAACCGGCCGCGCATCACGGGCGGCCGAGCTGGTGGCGCGCGACCGCGCGGTTGTGGTCCTCCAGCGTGTCGGAGAACACGTGTCCGCCGCTGCCGTCCGCGACGAAATACAGCGCGGTCCCGGCTGCCGGGTGCACGGCCGCGTGCAGTGCCGCGCGACCCGGCATCGCGATCGGGGTCGGCGGCAGACCGGCACGGGTGTAGGTGTTGTACGGCGTGTCGGCCTCGAGGTCGCGCCGGCGCAGGTTGCCGTCGAAGGTCTCGCCCAGCCCATAGATCACGGTCGGGTCGGTCTGCAGGCGCATGCCCCGGCGCAGGCGGCGGATGAACACGCCGGCGATCTCGGCGCGCTCGGCGGCGACGCCAGTTTCTTTTTCGACGATGGATGCCAGCACCAGCGCCTGGTCCGCGGTTTCGAGCGGCAGCCCGGTCTCGCGCGTGGCCCAGGTCCCGGCGAGCGCCTGATCCATCGCGGTCGCGGCGCGTTCGAGCACGGCCAGGTCGGACTCGCCGCGCGGGAACTGGTAGGTGTCCGGCAGGAAGCGACCCTCCGGATGCACGCCTGCCCGACCCAGGCGGGCCATGATCGCGGCGTCATCGAGTTCCGTCGTCGCGTGGTTCAGCACCTCGTGGGCGTTCAGCGCCGCGCGCAGCTGACGGAAGGTCCAGCCCTCGATGAAGGTGATCGAGTGCTGCACCACCGCACCGGCGACCAGCTGGTCGAGCAACGCGCCGGGCGTGCTGTCGGCCGCGATTCGGTATTCGCCGGCGCGGATGCGCTGCGACTGGTCGCGCCAGCGGCCGAACCAGACCAGGTAGCGCGGGTCGCCGAGCGCGTTTGCGACGGCCAGCGTCTGCGCCACGTCGCGCAGCGTCTGGCCGCGTTCGACTTGCAGCGTGAAACCGGCCTCGGGAAGCGCCAGCGGTGTGGTCGAGAAGCGCTGGTACTCCGCGTACACAAAGACCGCGGCCGCCGCGCCGAGCACGGTCAGTCCCATGAAGAGGCGGGCCAGCCAGCGCATCACGACCGCAGACCCTCAAGCGCCGGGTAGGGTGCGCACTGCGCACCGCTGATGCGTAGCAAATCTCCTTGGTGCGCGATGTGCACCCTACCGCTGGCTTTGATCGTTGCGATCGCGCGCTGCATGCCGTGGGCTTCGAAGGCATTGGGCATCATGGCCGCAGCACCTCGGGCAGTTCGCCCTGCAAGGCACGGGTCAGCGGGCCGACCGCCAGCCGTCGGCCCGCCAGATCCACTATGGGCCAGATGCCATGCACGCTGTTGCAGACGAACAGCTCGGTGCATTTCGCGAGGTCCGCGTCCGTGAACTCGCCGACGACCGCCGGGGTTCCGAGCGCTTGCAGGCGTTCAATCAGCCACTGACGCATGACGCCGGCGATGCCGCAGTTGGTGATCGCCGGCGTGTGCCAGCGCCCGTCGCGGGCGAAGAACAGGTTCGTCATGGTGCCGCCGATGACATGGCCCGCGGCGTCGTACATCAGGCCTTCGGTGATGTCCTTGTCGCGCCATTCGGCGCGGGCGAGCACCTGTTCCAGGCGGTTGAGGTGTTTCATGCCGGCGAGCAGGGGCTGGAGCGCGAGCCGGGTCTCGCAGCGGCGCACGCGGATGCCCCTGGCCGACTGGTTGCGCGACGACCGGTAGGCATGGGCCGAGATGATCCGGCGCGCCCGTGTACCGGGCGGGATGCGGTAGCCGCGCGGCGCGCTGCCGCGCGTCAGCGTGATGCGCACGGCGGAATCGTGGCCGCCGGCCTCGGCGAGGACCTCGTCATGCAGGCGTTTCGAGGTCGGGGTCTTGATGCCGAGCCGCGCGCAGCCGCGTGCGAGGCGGTCCATGTGCCAGCGCCAGAACAGCGCCTCGCCGTCGATGACGGCGATGGTCTCGAACAGGCCGTCGCCGTACAGCATGCCGCGATCGTTGGCCGGAATGCGCTCTTCGGGGGTGCCGTTGATCAGCGTCATGTTGCCCGCCTGTTAGTGTTAACAGACCCTAGTTCGTCGATCGCCCGGTTCGCGAGCTGGTCGGCGCGTTCATTGTCGGGATGTCCGGTATGGCCGCGCACCCAGTGCCAGTCGATCTCGTGACGCTGCACCGCCTTGTCCAGGCGCTGCCAGAGATCCACGTTCTTGACCGGGGCCTTCGCCGCGGTGCGCCAGCCCCGGCGCTTCCAGCCGTCGAGCCACTCGGTCACGCCCTTCATGACGTACTGCGAGTCGGTGGTGAGCTTCACGCGCGAGGGCTTTTTGAGCGCCTCCAACGCGTGGATTGCCGCGAGCATTTCCATGCGGTTGTTGGTGGTCAGCCTTTCACCGCCGTACAGCTCGCGTTCATGGCCCCCGGCGCGCAGCAGCGCACCCCAGCCGCCGGGGCCGGGATTGCCGCGACAGGCGCCGTCGGTGGCGATCTCGATCACACTGCTGGTCATGAGTGCGGGGGGCCCGACCTGGGTGTGGGCACGCGGCCCTGATCGGCGATCTCCGGGCGCGCGGCAATACTGAAGCGGGCCGCGCGCGGCCGCAATGGCGTCAGCGTTGCGCGCCTGCGCACGGCCAGCACCGCGTAGGCGGCGGCGAGACCCGCGCCGGGCCAGCGCGAACGGGCCGGTTCGCGCGAGGGGCGTATGTGCACGGGACGCACGGTGTCGATCTTCATGCCGAGCAGCTCGAGCCAGTCAGCGAGCCGGCCGAGCC
The Chromatiales bacterium DNA segment above includes these coding regions:
- a CDS encoding TatD family hydrolase, whose protein sequence is MLIDSHCHLDCLDLDRFDGGLDGVLANARELGVGHFLCVSIDLEAYPKMLALVEGRPEVSISVGVHPNHRECHEPTVDELVALATHQQNVAIGETGLDYFRSDGDLDWQRERFRTHIRAARECGKPLIIHMREATADTLDILENEHADEAGGVMHCFAEDWAAAERALALGFYISFSGIVTFRNAEALKDVARRMPAERMLVETDSPYLAPVPKRGKPNQPGWTRYVAEHIAELRGTDYAEIERQTTANYARLFGLPAQSA
- a CDS encoding PilZ domain-containing protein is translated as MAENPSVPFAKPGAGILNVSIRDENALYSAWMPFVRGGALFIPTEKPYKLGDEVFMLLSLMDDRDKLPVAGRVVWITPRGADGYRQPGIGVQFTTPDGKARMRIENYLAHRLNSDAPTHTM
- the holB gene encoding DNA polymerase III subunit delta', with product MNTELPPWLVEPWQALWASERADRLHHALMITGAAGTGRRLLAERLAAALLCTRPDAQGAPCGHCAECHLLAAGSHPNRFSVQPEEGRALGIDAIRDLGDALLLSGSRGRRRIGIVHAADSMTIAAANALLKTLEEPPAGVVLILVAERPGRLPATVRSRCHRLGVRAPSAAIARAWLGAQIAEPQRAPALLDAAGGAPFAALALADGDADRSRPRVLADVVDLIRGRASPLRLAQTWFEGDGALLLRWLHGWLIDALRIQAGGAGAASADLPELARGLRALADSLSLQGLFEAADAVSTVRAEWDAPLAKRLVFEALFTRLSALAPATNART
- a CDS encoding dTMP kinase, which translates into the protein MRGRFITFEGGEGAGKSTQIERLGKHLRGRGLDVVVTREPGGTPLAEAVRDILLDPAHAGMPPLGELLLMFAARCDHLERQIRPALARGAWVLCDRFTDASFAYQGAARGLGDAPVAALAELVHGDLWPDRTLLFDLPVDTGLARAAGRGEPDRFERERASFFERVAEAYRARAAADPQRMRVIDASGSIDAVTTAVLAAVGDLLATSA
- the mltG gene encoding endolytic transglycosylase MltG — translated: MRWLARLFMGLTVLGAAAAVFVYAEYQRFSTTPLALPEAGFTLQVERGQTLRDVAQTLAVANALGDPRYLVWFGRWRDQSQRIRAGEYRIAADSTPGALLDQLVAGAVVQHSITFIEGWTFRQLRAALNAHEVLNHATTELDDAAIMARLGRAGVHPEGRFLPDTYQFPRGESDLAVLERAATAMDQALAGTWATRETGLPLETADQALVLASIVEKETGVAAERAEIAGVFIRRLRRGMRLQTDPTVIYGLGETFDGNLRRRDLEADTPYNTYTRAGLPPTPIAMPGRAALHAAVHPAAGTALYFVADGSGGHVFSDTLEDHNRAVARHQLGRP
- the pabC gene encoding aminodeoxychorismate lyase, whose amino-acid sequence is MTLINGTPEERIPANDRGMLYGDGLFETIAVIDGEALFWRWHMDRLARGCARLGIKTPTSKRLHDEVLAEAGGHDSAVRITLTRGSAPRGYRIPPGTRARRIISAHAYRSSRNQSARGIRVRRCETRLALQPLLAGMKHLNRLEQVLARAEWRDKDITEGLMYDAAGHVIGGTMTNLFFARDGRWHTPAITNCGIAGVMRQWLIERLQALGTPAVVGEFTDADLAKCTELFVCNSVHGIWPIVDLAGRRLAVGPLTRALQGELPEVLRP
- the rnhA gene encoding ribonuclease HI — its product is MTSSVIEIATDGACRGNPGPGGWGALLRAGGHERELYGGERLTTNNRMEMLAAIHALEALKKPSRVKLTTDSQYVMKGVTEWLDGWKRRGWRTAAKAPVKNVDLWQRLDKAVQRHEIDWHWVRGHTGHPDNERADQLANRAIDELGSVNTNRRAT